From the Lolium rigidum isolate FL_2022 chromosome 2, APGP_CSIRO_Lrig_0.1, whole genome shotgun sequence genome, one window contains:
- the LOC124692130 gene encoding LOW QUALITY PROTEIN: D-amino-acid transaminase, chloroplastic-like (The sequence of the model RefSeq protein was modified relative to this genomic sequence to represent the inferred CDS: inserted 1 base in 1 codon), with product MANLSASAAAAGHRVSPSRRPSLALKKIAPSLRVAAVPAGLLRLRAAVARAATSSYGAAPAGTIVNPIDVPLLSFSEVAKRLDAFQASGARNQTYMAMYSSIFGGITTDPSAMVIPIDDHMVHRGHGVFDTAAIMDGHLYELEQHLDRFLKSAHMAKIPLPFDRSTILSVLIQTVCASNCTQGSLRYWLSVGPGDFQLSSSGCTKSALYAIVIDSPTLPVPSGCKVITSSIPVKSPQFAVMKSVNYLPNALTKVEGEENGGFTGIWLDDEGFVAEGSNMNVGFVTRNKELLMPRFDKILSGCTAKRVLALAEQLVENGGLSGISSRNVSVQEGRXADEMMLIGSGILVKPVVQWDDQMIGSGKEGPIAQTLFNLILEDMRSGPPSVRIRVPY from the exons ATGGCCAACCTCTCCGCCTCAGCTGCTGCCGCCGGCCACCGCGTCTCCCCTTCGCGTCGGCCCTCGCTCGCGCTGAAGAAGATCGCTCCATCGCTGCGCGTAGCCGCCGTGCCCGCGGGTCTCCTTCGGTTGAGAGCAGCGGTCGCCAGAGCCGCCACGAGCTCCTACGGGGCAG CACCAGCCGGCACCATTGTCAATCCAATTGATGTCCCTCTCTTGTCTTTCTCTGAG GTTGCCAAAAGGCTTGATGCATTCCAAGCTTCCGGTGCGAGAAATCAAACGTATATGGCCATGTACTCTAGTATTTTTGGTGGAATTACCACAGATCCCTCTGCAATGGTGATACCAATTGATGATCACATGGTTCATAGAGGACATGGTGTTTTTGATACTGCTGCTATTATGGATGG TCACCTCTATGAGTTAGAACAGCACCTTGACCGCTTCCTCAAGTCTGCACATATGGCCAAAATCCCATTGCCTTTTGATCGATCAACAATTCTAAGTGTACTTATTCAAACTGTGTGTGCATCAAACTGTACTCAAGGTTCGCTTAGGTACTGGTTGTCTGTCGGGCCCGGAGATTTCCAATTGTCTTCATCTGGCTGTACAAAATCAGCCCTCTATGCTATTGTCATTGATAGTCCAACCTTGCCAGTACCATCAGGCTGCAAAGTGATCACATCATCCATACCGGTAAAGTCTCCACAGTTTGCAGTCATGAAAAGTGTAAATTACCTGCCAAATGCGCTCACCAAGGTGGAAGGTGAGGAAAATGGTGGATTTACTGGCATCTGGTTGGATGATGAGGGTTTCGTTGCTGAGGGTTCGAACATGAATGTTGGCTTTGTGACACGGAACAAGGAACTTCTCATGCCCCGCTTCGACAAGATCCTGAGCGGGTGCACGGCAAAACGGGTTCTAGCCCTCGCTGAGCAGCTAGTGGAGAATGGAGGGCTCAGTGGGATATCTTCAAGGAATGTGAGTGTCCAGGAAGGAA CGGCCGATGAAATGATGCTCATTGGGAGTGGAATTCTTGTCAAGCCTGTTGTTCAGTGGGATGATCAGATGATTGGCTCAG GCAAAGAAGGCCCAATTGCTCAGACACTTTTCAACCTCATTCTTGAGGACATGAGATCTGGTCCGCCTTCAGTTCGAATCCGCGTCCCTTACTGA